One genomic window of Limanda limanda chromosome 16, fLimLim1.1, whole genome shotgun sequence includes the following:
- the umps gene encoding uridine 5'-monophosphate synthase, whose protein sequence is MANPCLDSLILKLHDVNAVKFGQYKLKSGMMTPIYIDLRVLVSHPALMNQVSSLIYQRVEEEGLQFDSVCGVPYTALPIATIICSRNELPMLIRRKEAKDYGTRRMVEGSYQEGDTCLIIEDTVTTGTSIMETSEVLYEEGLKVTDAIVLMDREQGAVQMLASRGIHLHPIISMFKLLNVLQAAERIDAQTAQSVREFILDNNTFRPKEENGNEAPATKKPCVEQKLELSYADRAKLPNIHPLASKLLTLMEEKRSNLCVSADVTSNQELLQLADSLGPKICVLKTHVDILEDYTADCCQKLQELAEKHNFLIFEDRKFADIGNTVKHQYQGGLYQISSWSHIVNAHAVPGPGVVKGLSAVGKSLGRGCLLIAQMSSQGSLATGEYTKAVLKMAEEQSDFVIGFICGSKVGTRPEFIHMTPGVQMQAGGDGLGQQYSTPEEVIHNKASDIIIVGRGVLEAPDRLKAAESYRKSGWDAYTKRLSRSRQ, encoded by the exons ATGGCGAACCCGTGCCTCGACAGTCTGATCCTGAAGCTGCACGATGTGAACGCGGTGAAGTTCGGTCAGTACAAGCTGAAGAGCGGCATGATGACGCCCATCTACATCGACCTGCGCGTGTTGGTGTCCCATCCGGCTCTCATGAACCAG GTGTCGAGTCTCATCTACCAGCGAGTGGAAGAAGAGGGTCTCCAGTTTGACTCGGTGTGCGGGGTCCCGTACACGGCTCTGCCCATTGCCACGATCATCTGCTCCAGGAATGAACTGCCCATGCTCATCAGACGAAAGGAGGCCAAGGACTACG GGACCAGGCGTATGGTGGAGGGGTCGTATCAAGAGGGGGACACGTGTCTGATCATCGAGGACACCGTGACCACCGGCACCAGCATCATGGAGACTTCTGAAGTCCTCTACGAAGAGGGACTCAAG GTGACAGACGCCATCGTCCTCATGGACAGAGAGCAAGGCGCCGTGCAGATGTTGGCGTCTCGGGGAATCCACCTCCATCCCATCATCTCCATGTTCAAGCTGCTCAACGTGCTGCAGGCAGCCGAACGCATCGACGCCCAAACGGCCCAGAGCGTCCGCGAGTTCATCCTGGACAACAACACTTTCAG GCCCAAGGAGGAGAACGGCAATGAGGCTCCTGCCACCAAGAAGCCATGTGTGGAGCAGAAGCTGGAGCTGAGCTACGCAGACAGAGCCAAGCTGCCAA ACATTCACCCTCTGGCCTCCAAGCTGCTGACGCTCATGGAGGAGAAGCGGTCGAACCTCTGCGTGTCGGCAGACGTGACCAGCAACCAGGAGCTTCTCCAGCTGGCCGACTCTCTGGGTCCCAAGATCTGCGTGCTGAAGACGCATGTGGACATCCTCGAG GACTACACGGCGGACTGCTGCCAGAAGCTGCAGGAATTGGCGGAGAAACACAACTTCCTCATCTTTGAAGACCGCAAATTTGCCGACATTGGGAACACGGTCAAGCATCAGTACCAAG GTGGTCTGTACCAGATCTCATCTTGGTCCCACATTGTGAATGCTCATGCGGTGCCGGGGCCCGGTGTGGTGAAGGGTCTGAGTGCTGTAGGAAAGAGTCTGGGCCGAGGCTGTTTGCTCATAGCGCAGATGAGCTCCCAGGGCTCACTGGCCACTGGAGAATACACTAAGGCAGTG CTGAAGATGGCGGAGGAGCAGTCTGACTTTGTGATCGGCTTCATCTGTGGCTCCAAGGTGGGCACCAGGCCGGAGTTCATCCACATGACCCCCGGGGTGCAGATGCAGGCTGGAG GTGACGGGTTGGGCCAGCAGTACTCCACCCCAGAGGAAGTTATCCACAATAAAGCCTCTGACATCATCATCGTGGGACGGGGTGTCCTGGAGGCTCCTGATAGGCTGAAAGCTGCCGAGTCGTACAGAAAGTCGGGTTGGGATGCTTACACAAAGCGCCTGAGTCGAAGCCGCCAATAG